A window of the Cannabis sativa cultivar Pink pepper isolate KNU-18-1 chromosome X, ASM2916894v1, whole genome shotgun sequence genome harbors these coding sequences:
- the LOC133032626 gene encoding uncharacterized protein LOC133032626: MSCDFCNKKLMFYNDNEETDCENPKCGKRCLPTPRARTYVQLDDGTELLDAVMFGDVAENIFSCTAVQLRSYSDEKHKLFVQKTTKQLSAKKWRIQLYVDANRTMTSKYI; this comes from the exons ATGTCGTGTGATTTTTGTAATAAGAAACTTATGTTCTACAACGACAACGAAGAAACAGATTGTGAAAATCCAAAATGCGGAAAAAGATGTCTTCCTACACCACG TGCAAGGACATATGTACAACTCGACGATGGTACAGAGTTACTAGATGCTGTGATGTTCGGTGATGTTGCAGAAAACATATTCTCATGTACTGCAGTTCAATTAAGATCATATTCGGACGAG aaacatAAGTTGTTTGTCCAAAAAACTACGAAGCAATTATCAGCCAAAAAATGGAGAATTCAGTTGTACGTAGATGCAAACCGAACAATGACTTCAAAGTACATTTAG
- the LOC133031839 gene encoding uncharacterized protein LOC133031839: MLTFIASSFVSFKIEIRVLEKSGKRTSKSSPLKYQKLMLADKKGNDVEAVIFGTEIDARENTLEVFHTYYISNAYVKKTTPPFDKKRDYKYSWTLNSRTEIEEIQTEDNQISAPNYDFIPFSDLHTPKEFSKPIDIYNLIFIYICIPH; the protein is encoded by the exons atgttaacATTCATCGCTTCTTCATTTGTTTCTTTTAAGATTGAAATAAGAGTGTTAGAAAAATCTGGAAAGCGGACAAGCAAGAGTTCACCACTCAAATATCAAAAGCTTATGTTAGCAGataaaaag GGTAATGATGTTGAAGCAGTAATATTTGGCACTGAAATTGATGCTAGAGAAAACACTTTGGAAGTGTTCCACACTTACTACATCAGCAACGCTTATGTAAAAAAAACAACCCCACCTTTCGATAAAAAGCGAGACTACAAATATTCTTGGACATTGAACTCAAGAACAGAGATCGAAGAAATCCAAACAGAAGACAACCAGATATCAGCACCAAACTATGATTTCATTCCGTTTAGCGACCTGCATACACCTAAAGAATTCAGCAAACCAATAGATATTTACAAtttgatttttatatatatatgtattcctcattga